The Clostridium septicum genome contains a region encoding:
- a CDS encoding ABC-F family ATP-binding cassette domain-containing protein, translating to MSVLTVKNMNHGFGDRAIFEDVSFRLLKGEHVGLIGANGEGKSTFMNIITGKLMPDEGKIEWSNRVRVGYMDQHAELVKGTTIRDTLKGAFKYLFDLEAEMNDIYGRMGEMDEDEMNKSLEKTAVIQDMLDNNGFYLIDAKVEEIAAGLGLKDIGLDRDVTDLSGGQRTKVLLGKLLLENPDILLLDEPTNYLDEQHIEWLKRFLQNYENAFILISHDIPFLNSVINLIYHVENRKLTRYVGDYENFQRIYEANKRQLEAAYERQQQEIAGLKDFIARNKARVATTGMAKSRQKKLDKMEIIELQAEKPKPEFRFKQGRTSGKLIFETRDLVIGYNEPLTKPLNISMERGQKIALVGANGLGKSTLLKSLMGLIKPISGEVELGDYQMLGYFEQEIKEANYKTCIEEVWEEFPSFTQYEVRAALAKCGLTTKHIESKVCVLSGGEQAKVRLCKLINNETNILILDEPTNHLDVDAKDELKRALQEYKGTILLVCHEPEFYRDVVTDIWNCEDWTTKIV from the coding sequence ATGAGCGTTTTAACCGTTAAAAATATGAATCATGGGTTTGGCGATAGAGCAATATTTGAAGATGTATCCTTTAGATTATTAAAGGGGGAGCATGTTGGTTTAATTGGAGCAAATGGAGAAGGTAAATCAACATTTATGAATATAATAACTGGAAAATTAATGCCTGATGAAGGAAAGATTGAGTGGAGCAATAGAGTTAGAGTTGGTTATATGGATCAACATGCAGAATTAGTTAAAGGAACTACTATAAGAGATACATTAAAAGGTGCGTTTAAATACTTATTTGATTTAGAAGCTGAAATGAATGATATCTATGGAAGAATGGGAGAAATGGACGAGGATGAAATGAATAAGTCTCTAGAAAAGACTGCAGTTATCCAAGACATGTTAGATAATAATGGATTCTATCTTATAGATGCAAAGGTTGAAGAAATTGCTGCTGGATTAGGTCTTAAAGATATAGGGCTTGATAGAGATGTTACAGATTTAAGTGGTGGACAAAGAACAAAAGTATTACTAGGAAAGCTTCTACTTGAAAATCCAGATATATTACTTTTAGATGAGCCTACAAATTATTTAGATGAACAACATATAGAATGGCTTAAAAGATTCCTTCAAAATTACGAAAATGCTTTTATTTTAATATCACATGATATTCCATTTTTAAATTCTGTTATTAATTTAATTTATCATGTTGAAAATAGAAAGCTTACTAGATATGTTGGAGATTATGAAAACTTCCAAAGAATTTATGAAGCTAATAAGAGACAGTTAGAAGCAGCTTATGAAAGACAACAACAAGAAATAGCTGGACTTAAAGACTTCATAGCTAGAAATAAAGCTAGAGTTGCAACTACAGGTATGGCTAAATCAAGACAAAAGAAACTTGATAAAATGGAAATAATAGAACTTCAAGCAGAAAAACCAAAGCCAGAATTTAGATTTAAGCAAGGAAGAACTTCAGGAAAGTTAATATTTGAAACAAGAGATTTAGTAATAGGATATAATGAGCCATTAACTAAGCCACTTAACATATCAATGGAAAGAGGACAAAAGATAGCCTTAGTTGGAGCTAATGGATTAGGTAAATCAACATTACTTAAAAGCTTAATGGGGTTAATAAAACCAATAAGCGGAGAAGTGGAACTTGGGGATTACCAAATGCTAGGATACTTTGAGCAAGAAATAAAAGAGGCCAACTATAAAACTTGTATAGAAGAAGTTTGGGAAGAGTTCCCTTCATTTACACAATATGAAGTAAGAGCAGCATTAGCTAAATGCGGACTTACAACAAAACATATAGAAAGTAAAGTTTGTGTATTAAGTGGTGGAGAACAAGCTAAAGTTAGATTATGTAAGCTTATAAATAATGAAACCAATATACTTATACTAGATGAGCCTACAAATCATTTAGATGTAGATGCAAAAGACGAATTAAAGAGAGCATTACAAGAATATAAAGGAACAATATTACTTGTATGCCATGAACCAGAGTTTTATAGAGATGTTGTAACAGATATATGGAACTGTGAGGATTGGACTACAAAAATTGTATAA
- a CDS encoding DUF3867 domain-containing protein, producing MDRVIDFNELKNRVNDKDIDKFESYIYSLYYDMSAGKLTMADFTKEMMSYMEKNNISQDKFLKMQTKLMERYGFDASSLEEQVKALGLDKIAGASTDVEKIRKTMSFQEKYKDKMQMKAVSTYSINNEKNNVGILLEEENVILKSFGKIDLADLELNEFLCSYKKVVDNKQLKISICENVKEYEY from the coding sequence ATGGATAGAGTAATTGATTTTAATGAGTTAAAAAATAGAGTTAATGATAAAGATATAGATAAATTTGAATCTTATATATATTCACTATACTATGATATGTCAGCAGGAAAACTAACAATGGCTGATTTTACTAAAGAAATGATGTCATATATGGAGAAAAATAATATTTCACAAGATAAGTTTTTGAAAATGCAAACAAAACTTATGGAGAGATATGGCTTTGATGCATCAAGTTTAGAAGAACAAGTTAAAGCTTTAGGATTAGATAAAATAGCAGGAGCTTCAACAGATGTTGAAAAAATAAGAAAGACTATGAGCTTTCAAGAAAAATATAAAGATAAAATGCAAATGAAAGCAGTAAGTACCTATTCAATTAATAATGAAAAGAACAACGTAGGTATTTTACTAGAAGAAGAAAATGTAATACTTAAAAGCTTTGGAAAAATAGATCTAGCAGATTTAGAATTAAATGAATTTTTATGCTCATATAAAAAGGTAGTAGATAATAAACAATTAAAGATATCTATTTGTGAAAATGTAAAAGAATATGAATATTAG
- a CDS encoding ABC transporter substrate-binding protein has protein sequence MRKTIKITSFMCVFVLMVSLFTGCSSKEKKKTINILNYGENIADGLLKEFEQQYNIKVNEVTFDTMEKMYIELTSGKTKWDAVLVSDYMADRVIQEGLIQKINKNNIPNLKSMNEGDMGRSYDPNNEYTVPYMNGTIGIIYNKDIVTEQVDSWDIMWNPEYKNEIFVLDSPRDAIGMALKKLGYSLNSTNPKELEEAKKLLIEQKELGTIYGADEVQDLMISGERAVAMIWSGEGLNLADEHENLEYVVPKEGANYWLDSWAIPVDANDKEAAEIFINFVSEKDNALKIADQIGYTTPQKQAMEAQPEEVRNNPGAYMPKEVTDKCEVYKYFSQEDLKLYENIWLEVMTHKVDKQ, from the coding sequence ATGAGAAAAACAATTAAGATTACCTCTTTTATGTGTGTGTTTGTTCTTATGGTGTCACTTTTCACAGGATGTAGTTCTAAAGAAAAGAAGAAGACAATAAATATATTAAACTATGGTGAAAATATAGCAGATGGTTTATTAAAAGAATTTGAACAACAATATAACATAAAAGTTAATGAAGTTACATTTGATACAATGGAAAAGATGTATATTGAATTAACATCAGGTAAAACAAAATGGGATGCTGTGTTAGTTTCAGATTATATGGCTGATAGAGTTATTCAAGAAGGTTTAATTCAAAAAATAAATAAAAATAATATACCAAATTTAAAAAGTATGAATGAAGGGGATATGGGAAGATCTTATGATCCTAATAATGAATATACAGTTCCTTATATGAATGGGACAATTGGTATAATATATAATAAAGATATAGTTACAGAACAAGTAGATAGTTGGGATATAATGTGGAATCCTGAATATAAAAATGAAATTTTTGTTCTTGACTCGCCAAGAGATGCTATAGGAATGGCTTTGAAAAAGCTTGGTTATTCTTTAAATAGTACAAATCCTAAGGAATTAGAAGAAGCAAAGAAACTTTTAATAGAACAAAAGGAATTAGGAACTATTTATGGGGCTGATGAAGTTCAAGATTTAATGATTTCAGGGGAAAGAGCTGTGGCTATGATATGGTCAGGAGAAGGTTTAAATTTAGCAGATGAACATGAGAATTTAGAATATGTTGTTCCAAAAGAAGGTGCAAATTATTGGTTAGATTCATGGGCAATACCAGTAGATGCTAATGATAAAGAAGCTGCTGAAATATTTATTAATTTTGTAAGTGAAAAAGATAATGCATTAAAAATAGCAGATCAAATAGGATATACAACTCCTCAAAAACAAGCTATGGAAGCTCAACCAGAGGAAGTTAGAAATAATCCAGGTGCATATATGCCAAAAGAAGTTACGGATAAATGTGAAGTTTACAAATACTTTTCTCAAGAAGACTTAAAGTTATATGAGAATATTTGGCTAGAGGTAATGACACATAAAGTAGATAAACAATAA
- a CDS encoding putative DNA modification/repair radical SAM protein: MNINEKLRILSAAAKYDVSCSSSGSKRKNKNGIGNTSSNGICHSFTPDGRCISLLKILLTNICIYDCKYCINAVSKDIERAAFTPEEIIELTINFYKRNYIEGLFLSSAVFKSPNYTMELLLKIVKKLRINENFNGYIHLKVIPGADDILIKEAGKYVDRMSVNIELPSSSSLKLLAPQKKKENILKPMGLITSSITENTDLKRKFNYANSFVPGGQSTQLIIGATPESDFKILNLSENLYNKYKLKRVYYSAYVPVIKNNKFLPNITHPPLIREHRLYQADWLLRFYGFKANELLNNENDNFDLNFDPKTSWALNNINYFPIEINKASYEMLLRIPGIGVISAKRILLTRKVHSLSFDDLKKLGIVLKRAQYFITCRGKYYGDVNFDNEKIKNRLLYFDKPNIDKELSKQISFFDDISTNGILLNKSPKILLPKDTITSITGEF; the protein is encoded by the coding sequence TTGAATATTAATGAAAAACTAAGAATCTTATCAGCTGCAGCTAAATATGATGTTTCTTGTTCCTCTTCTGGATCTAAAAGAAAGAATAAAAATGGTATTGGTAATACTTCCTCTAATGGTATTTGTCACTCTTTTACTCCTGATGGAAGATGTATATCTTTACTTAAAATTCTTTTAACTAATATTTGTATTTATGACTGTAAATATTGTATTAACGCAGTAAGCAAAGATATTGAAAGAGCCGCTTTTACCCCTGAAGAAATTATAGAACTTACTATTAATTTTTATAAAAGAAATTATATAGAAGGTTTATTTTTAAGCTCTGCCGTTTTTAAATCACCCAATTATACTATGGAGCTTTTATTAAAAATAGTAAAAAAACTTAGAATTAATGAAAATTTTAATGGTTATATACATCTAAAAGTAATTCCTGGAGCAGATGATATATTAATAAAGGAAGCTGGAAAGTATGTAGATAGAATGAGTGTTAATATAGAACTTCCGTCTTCTAGCAGTTTAAAATTACTTGCACCTCAAAAGAAAAAAGAAAATATTTTAAAACCAATGGGACTTATTACATCTTCTATTACAGAAAATACTGATTTAAAAAGAAAATTTAACTATGCTAATAGTTTTGTTCCTGGAGGACAAAGCACTCAACTAATTATTGGTGCTACCCCTGAAAGTGATTTTAAAATTTTAAATCTTTCAGAAAATCTTTATAATAAATATAAACTTAAACGTGTTTATTATTCTGCATATGTACCTGTTATAAAAAATAATAAATTTTTACCTAATATAACTCATCCTCCATTAATTAGAGAACATAGATTATATCAAGCAGATTGGTTACTTAGATTTTATGGTTTTAAAGCTAATGAACTTTTAAATAATGAAAATGATAATTTTGATTTAAACTTTGACCCTAAAACTAGTTGGGCATTAAATAATATTAATTATTTTCCTATTGAAATCAATAAAGCCTCCTATGAAATGTTATTGAGAATACCTGGTATAGGTGTTATATCAGCAAAAAGAATACTACTAACTAGAAAGGTTCATTCTTTAAGCTTTGATGATTTAAAAAAGCTTGGTATTGTATTAAAAAGAGCACAATATTTTATTACTTGCAGAGGAAAATATTATGGTGATGTTAATTTCGATAACGAAAAAATTAAAAATAGATTATTATATTTTGATAAGCCTAATATAGATAAAGAATTATCAAAACAAATATCGTTTTTCGATGATATTTCTACTAATGGTATATTATTAAATAAATCACCTAAAATATTATTACCAAAAGATACTATCACATCAATAACTGGTGAATTTTAA
- a CDS encoding TIGR03915 family putative DNA repair protein, whose product MITYIYDGSFQGLLSAIYDSFYSKIPPNSILAKNEYSIDLLSTYININTDYKKYKKVKESIILKIDRLCLEKIYKLYLSSEKDKGILCFKYLKLAFKVSNKIHSFLHLDIVRNINLIDRRVSLEAHRFTGLVRFSYIGNKFLYSQIYPDNNILELISPHFEKRLPNEYWIIHDTKRNIATIYNKISWEITELDKNDYMNLSKSFDNFEELWKEYFKSTTIDERLNLKLQKRSMPKRYWKNLTELK is encoded by the coding sequence ATGATTACATACATTTATGATGGTTCTTTTCAAGGGTTACTTTCAGCTATATATGATAGTTTTTACTCTAAAATACCACCTAATTCAATATTAGCAAAAAATGAATATTCTATAGATCTTTTATCTACTTATATAAATATAAATACTGATTACAAAAAATATAAAAAAGTTAAAGAATCTATAATATTAAAAATTGATAGGCTATGTCTTGAAAAAATATATAAACTATATCTATCTTCTGAAAAAGATAAAGGAATACTATGCTTTAAATACTTAAAACTTGCTTTTAAAGTTTCTAATAAAATTCATAGTTTCTTACATTTAGACATAGTTAGAAATATTAATTTAATAGATAGACGTGTGTCATTAGAAGCTCATAGATTTACTGGTCTTGTTCGATTCTCTTATATAGGAAATAAGTTTTTATATTCACAAATATATCCTGATAATAATATACTTGAACTTATATCTCCTCACTTTGAAAAAAGACTTCCAAATGAATATTGGATTATACATGACACTAAACGAAATATAGCCACTATATATAATAAAATTTCTTGGGAAATAACAGAGCTAGATAAGAATGATTACATGAATTTATCCAAATCATTTGATAATTTTGAAGAACTTTGGAAAGAATATTTTAAATCTACAACTATAGATGAAAGGCTTAATTTAAAACTTCAAAAAAGAAGTATGCCTAAAAGATATTGGAAAAATCTTACCGAGTTAAAATAA
- a CDS encoding RidA family protein, which translates to MTREIISTEKAPQAIGPYSQGIKFGNMVFTSGQIPINPATGELITEIKEATKQSLENVKAILEEAGSSLDKVIKVGVFLNDMNDFAVVNEVYAKYFNNNKPARSCVEVARLPKDSVIEIEAIASLE; encoded by the coding sequence ATGACGAGAGAAATAATTTCCACAGAAAAGGCACCACAAGCAATAGGACCATATTCACAAGGAATTAAATTTGGTAATATGGTATTTACATCAGGGCAAATTCCAATAAATCCAGCAACAGGAGAGCTTATTACTGAAATAAAAGAGGCAACAAAGCAATCTTTAGAAAATGTAAAAGCAATATTAGAAGAGGCTGGAAGTAGCTTAGATAAAGTAATAAAAGTTGGAGTATTTTTAAATGACATGAATGATTTTGCTGTTGTAAATGAAGTTTATGCTAAATATTTTAATAATAATAAACCTGCTAGAAGTTGTGTAGAAGTAGCTAGATTACCTAAAGATTCTGTTATAGAAATAGAAGCAATTGCAAGTTTAGAATAA
- a CDS encoding branched-chain amino acid aminotransferase, with protein MEKNVDIDWNNLGFSYIKTDYRYVSIWKDGKWDEGKLVEDNMLTISEASTALHYGQQCFEGLKAYRRKDGKVQLFRVDRNAERLNVSNKRLLMPEVPVEKFIDACKQVVKANEHFVPPYGTGATLYLRPFMIGVGNNIGVKPAPEYIFCVFAVPVGPYFKEGLAPCNFMIADYDRAAPLGTGGQKVGGNYAASLHPHQIAADRGFADCIYLDPATHTKIEEVGAANFFGITKNNEFVTPNSPSILPSITKYSLMDIAKNYLNMPVFERDVLIDNLDEFKEAGACGTAAVITPIGGIEYKNNLHVFYSETEVGPTTKELYRILCGIQFGDIEAPEGWIFEV; from the coding sequence TTGGAAAAAAATGTAGATATTGATTGGAATAACTTAGGATTTAGTTATATAAAAACTGACTATAGATATGTTTCTATATGGAAAGACGGAAAATGGGATGAAGGAAAATTAGTAGAGGATAATATGCTAACTATTAGTGAAGCTTCTACAGCATTACATTATGGACAACAATGTTTTGAAGGTTTAAAGGCTTATAGACGAAAAGATGGAAAAGTTCAATTATTTAGAGTAGATAGAAATGCTGAAAGACTAAACGTTAGTAATAAAAGATTATTAATGCCTGAAGTTCCTGTTGAAAAATTCATAGATGCTTGTAAGCAAGTAGTTAAAGCTAATGAACATTTTGTTCCTCCATATGGAACAGGTGCTACTCTTTACTTAAGACCATTTATGATTGGTGTTGGTAATAACATAGGTGTTAAACCAGCTCCTGAATACATATTCTGTGTTTTTGCAGTTCCTGTTGGCCCTTACTTTAAAGAAGGATTAGCTCCATGTAACTTTATGATAGCTGATTATGATAGAGCTGCACCTCTTGGTACAGGTGGACAAAAGGTTGGTGGAAACTATGCCGCTTCTCTTCATCCTCATCAAATTGCAGCTGATAGAGGATTTGCAGATTGTATATACTTAGATCCTGCAACTCACACTAAAATAGAAGAAGTTGGAGCTGCTAATTTCTTTGGTATAACTAAAAATAATGAGTTTGTTACACCTAACTCACCTTCAATTCTTCCAAGTATAACAAAATATTCGCTTATGGATATAGCTAAAAACTACTTAAATATGCCTGTATTTGAAAGAGATGTACTTATAGATAACTTAGATGAATTTAAAGAAGCAGGTGCTTGTGGTACTGCAGCTGTAATAACTCCTATTGGTGGAATAGAATATAAAAATAATCTTCACGTTTTCTACAGTGAAACTGAAGTTGGTCCTACAACGAAAGAACTTTACAGAATTCTTTGTGGAATTCAATTTGGTGATATTGAAGCTCCAGAAGGTTGGATATTTGAAGTTTAA
- a CDS encoding DUF368 domain-containing protein — translation MYIVNFIRGFCMALADSVPGVSGGTIAFILGFYDDFINSLNSLVSIKGGLERKKSSMAFLFKLGIGWVVGMVSSIFLLSSIFDKEIYNISSVFVGFILFSIPIIIREEKDILKENYKNIIYAILGIIVVAAITYFNPTSSGSSSVDLSNISFSLGIYVFVVGMIAISAMVLPGISGSTLLLVFGLYAPIISAVKEFLTFNLSYLPILIIFGFGVLTGIVTTIRLIRYLLKKHRSKMIYFIIGLMIGSFYAVFMGPTTLKVPRPAMNLESFSFIFFIIGGLLIVILEKSKHFLEKRSK, via the coding sequence ATGTACATAGTAAACTTTATAAGAGGATTTTGTATGGCTCTAGCTGATAGCGTTCCTGGAGTTTCTGGAGGAACTATCGCTTTTATATTAGGATTTTATGATGATTTTATAAATTCCCTTAATTCATTAGTGTCTATTAAAGGTGGACTTGAAAGAAAAAAATCTTCTATGGCTTTCTTATTTAAATTAGGAATTGGTTGGGTTGTAGGTATGGTTTCTTCAATCTTTCTTTTATCCTCTATATTTGATAAAGAAATTTATAATATAAGCTCTGTTTTTGTTGGATTTATATTATTTTCTATCCCAATAATAATACGTGAAGAAAAAGATATATTAAAAGAAAACTATAAAAATATAATATATGCTATATTAGGAATTATAGTAGTTGCAGCAATTACATATTTCAATCCTACATCTTCTGGTTCTTCATCAGTTGATTTAAGTAATATTTCTTTTTCTCTTGGAATTTATGTATTTGTTGTTGGTATGATTGCTATTTCTGCTATGGTTTTACCAGGTATATCAGGTTCAACTTTACTTCTTGTATTTGGACTTTATGCTCCAATTATAAGTGCAGTCAAAGAGTTTTTAACTTTTAACTTAAGCTATCTTCCTATATTAATTATATTTGGTTTTGGAGTACTTACTGGTATCGTAACTACAATAAGGTTAATAAGATATTTATTAAAAAAACATAGATCTAAAATGATTTACTTTATAATAGGGTTAATGATTGGTTCTTTCTATGCAGTGTTTATGGGACCTACTACATTAAAAGTTCCTAGACCTGCTATGAATTTAGAAAGTTTTAGCTTTATTTTCTTCATTATAGGTGGACTATTAATCGTAATATTAGAAAAGAGTAAACATTTTTTAGAAAAAAGATCAAAATAG
- a CDS encoding nitroreductase family protein, translated as MSFFNLIYKRESVRGYFDKVVEREKIEKIIDAARVAPSACNSQPWKFVVVDSEKLTKDLAKTLYDPLIGINKFTTTSRAFIVVVGERRNLTSKFGELVKKKDYTSIDIGIACEHICLAATELGLGTCMIGWFKEKEIKNILDIPKNKEIYLVISVGYFENKEPRKKVRKNIEEVISYNKYK; from the coding sequence ATGAGTTTCTTTAATCTAATATATAAAAGGGAAAGTGTTAGAGGGTATTTTGATAAGGTAGTAGAAAGAGAAAAAATAGAAAAGATAATTGATGCAGCAAGGGTAGCACCATCAGCTTGTAATTCACAACCTTGGAAATTTGTTGTTGTAGATAGTGAAAAACTAACAAAAGATTTAGCTAAAACATTATACGACCCATTGATAGGAATAAATAAATTTACAACTACTTCAAGGGCATTTATAGTAGTTGTGGGAGAAAGAAGAAATTTAACTTCAAAATTTGGAGAGTTAGTTAAGAAAAAAGACTATACATCAATAGATATAGGCATAGCTTGTGAGCATATATGCTTAGCGGCAACAGAATTAGGTTTAGGAACCTGTATGATAGGATGGTTTAAAGAAAAAGAGATAAAAAATATATTAGATATACCTAAAAATAAAGAAATATACTTGGTTATATCAGTAGGATATTTTGAAAATAAAGAACCTAGAAAAAAGGTAAGAAAAAATATAGAGGAAGTTATAAGTTATAATAAATATAAATAA
- a CDS encoding formate/nitrite transporter family protein, whose translation MYSNEIHNLAHSAEVKADLLKRSKSRYIVSAMLGSLFISLGIMLIYSIGGIMHHGGSPFYKIIMGVSFGVALSLVLMAGGDLFTSNSMIMTMGALEKSVTWMDALKIWFASWFGNILGGVIGAFLFVQAGLTSGKSDYIGEFIVNNALAKINTPFMPLLIKGILCNILVCLAVWMCYKLKEETAKILMIFWCLFTFITAGFEHSVANMGLLAMGIFIDPSAITVSGYMYNIIVVTIGNFIGGALFLALPYYYITNTKK comes from the coding sequence ATGTACAGTAATGAAATTCATAATCTGGCTCATTCGGCTGAAGTGAAAGCAGATTTATTAAAAAGAAGTAAATCAAGATACATAGTAAGTGCTATGTTAGGTAGTTTATTTATTAGTTTAGGAATTATGCTGATTTATTCTATTGGTGGAATCATGCATCATGGTGGTTCACCATTTTATAAAATTATTATGGGTGTATCTTTTGGTGTTGCATTAAGTTTAGTACTAATGGCTGGGGGAGATCTTTTTACAAGTAATAGTATGATAATGACTATGGGAGCTTTAGAAAAATCAGTAACCTGGATGGATGCTTTAAAGATATGGTTTGCAAGTTGGTTTGGAAATATATTAGGTGGAGTAATTGGAGCTTTCTTATTTGTACAAGCAGGATTAACATCAGGGAAAAGTGATTATATAGGAGAGTTTATAGTAAATAATGCATTAGCTAAGATAAATACTCCATTTATGCCACTTTTAATAAAGGGTATTTTATGTAATATACTTGTATGCTTAGCTGTTTGGATGTGCTATAAGTTAAAAGAAGAAACAGCTAAAATATTAATGATTTTTTGGTGCTTATTTACATTTATAACAGCAGGGTTTGAGCATAGTGTAGCTAATATGGGATTATTAGCTATGGGGATTTTTATTGATCCATCAGCTATAACTGTAAGTGGATATATGTATAATATAATTGTTGTAACTATAGGAAACTTTATAGGTGGAGCATTATTCTTAGCGTTACCATATTACTATATAACTAATACTAAGAAGTAA
- a CDS encoding sirohydrochlorin cobaltochelatase → MSKAIIIASFGTTDLEALKNLDKIEDEVRVRINKKYPVIRVFTSKTIINSLKVKHNISVLKLDEALFKLSSEGFEEVIIQPLHIMECLEYEEIKKVIYSYDYTFKSIKIGKTLLGYYGSELENACDRLICAMDEELPKDKNIVLVGHGSKTITTEAYYILESKFRDKGYSNLLIGTLEGDRTRDFIVDKLKNENIDEVLILPLLVIAGNHAKLDIAGDEKSWKSKFLEEGIKVDINLKALLEYKKVRNLYINQIERVL, encoded by the coding sequence ATGTCAAAAGCAATTATTATAGCTTCTTTTGGAACAACAGATTTAGAAGCATTAAAGAATTTAGATAAAATAGAAGATGAAGTTAGAGTAAGGATAAATAAGAAATATCCTGTAATTAGAGTATTTACATCTAAAACTATAATAAATTCATTAAAGGTTAAACATAATATTTCTGTCTTAAAATTAGATGAAGCATTATTTAAACTAAGTAGTGAAGGATTTGAAGAGGTAATAATACAACCTCTTCATATTATGGAATGTTTGGAATATGAAGAAATAAAAAAAGTAATATATAGCTATGATTATACATTTAAAAGCATAAAGATAGGAAAAACTTTACTGGGTTATTATGGAAGTGAGTTAGAGAATGCTTGTGATAGATTAATATGTGCAATGGATGAGGAATTGCCAAAAGATAAAAATATAGTTTTAGTAGGGCATGGATCAAAAACAATTACTACTGAGGCATATTATATACTTGAAAGTAAATTTAGAGATAAGGGATATAGTAACCTGTTAATAGGAACTTTAGAAGGGGATAGAACAAGAGATTTTATAGTTGATAAATTAAAAAATGAAAATATTGATGAAGTATTAATATTACCTTTATTAGTTATAGCAGGTAACCATGCTAAGTTAGATATAGCAGGTGATGAAAAATCTTGGAAATCTAAATTTTTAGAGGAAGGAATAAAAGTAGATATAAATCTTAAAGCGCTATTAGAATATAAAAAAGTAAGAAACTTATATATTAATCAAATAGAGAGAGTTTTATAA